The DNA segment GATCGAGACCTTCATTGAAGGCGGAGCGGGACAGTACACCGACGGTTCCATTTGAAAGGGCCGCCAAAAGGGCGAAAGCAGCGCCGAGAACTGGCGAAGGATAAGGACTTTTCATGGCTGTAACGTTTTTCCTTTCACATCCAAATGGCACGCCTCACCGAAGGCGCGGAAGATCTCACCGCTGAGCGGATCCTCGACGTGAAACCATTCAGGATGCCATTGCACAGCTGCGGCAAATGTCGTTGCCTCCTTTACCGATACGGCTTCGATGACGCCGTCCACGCACCGCGCATCGACAGCAAGACCATCCGCCAATCGCGCAATGCCCTGCTGGTGCAGTGTGTTAACCGAAACAGAATTTGTCTTCAGGCGGCGAATGCACTCCGCGATATGGCCGTTACCTTCAGCGACAATTGCATGTGAGGGAGCGTATTGAAGATCACGCGGGAGAGACAGATCTTCGACATGCACACCTCGGCCTTCACCTTCCGAAATATCGCTTGAAAGGGTGCCTCCAAGTGCAACATTGAGTTCCTGCAATCCACGGCATATTCCGAACAAGGGGACGCCCAGCGACAAAGCGATCTCGATCGCAGCGATGCTCGTCCTGTCGCGATCAAGATCAAGCGTGCTGGCGCAAGCCTTCGGACCCCCATACCGTGACGGTGATACATTTGACGCCGCGCCGGTCAGGAGCAATCCATTGAAGGCCAACAGGCAGGTCCGCAACTCTTTGTCGGTAAGTCCCCCGGGGATTAGGACTGGCACGACGCCAGCGGTGAGGTGCAACGCTTCGAGATAACGGGCGCGGACCACATCATAATCAACGCCGTCGACCGTCTGGCGATCGCAAACGACACCAACGATCGCCCGACTGTCGTCTGCCATAGCGGCCACTATGTCAGGCCCCCTCAAGGGCTTGACCGATATCTGCAAGGATATCGTCGACATGTTCAAGCCCGACGGAAATCCGAATCGTTCCGTCGTGCACGCCGGAAGCCCGGCGCGCCGCTTGCGGCACCGACGCATGCGTCGTGGAGGCCGGATGCGTGGCGAGTGTCCTCGCATCGCCGATGTTTGCAACATGGTAGACGAGTTGTAGGCGCTCGATAAACCGGCGGCCGGCATCGATACCGCCGGCGATCTCGAAAACGATCATCGGGCCGCCATGGTCGCCCATGTTTTGCTCGGCGCGACGCCGTTCCAGCGTTCCGCCAAAACTCGGATAGGTCACTTCGAGGACGTTGCGATGCTCCTTGAGATATTCAGCGACGCGGCGGGCATTGGAGCAATGTCGCGGCATTCGCAATGGCAGCGTCTCCAGGCCCTGGATGCAGAGAAACGATGCGAATGGTGATGGACAGGGGCCGAAGTCACGCATGAGCGTATTGCGCATCTTGAGCAGGAACGGGCTGACGCCATAGGGACCGGGC comes from the Rhizobium leguminosarum genome and includes:
- a CDS encoding gamma-glutamyl-gamma-aminobutyrate hydrolase family protein translates to MADDSRAIVGVVCDRQTVDGVDYDVVRARYLEALHLTAGVVPVLIPGGLTDKELRTCLLAFNGLLLTGAASNVSPSRYGGPKACASTLDLDRDRTSIAAIEIALSLGVPLFGICRGLQELNVALGGTLSSDISEGEGRGVHVEDLSLPRDLQYAPSHAIVAEGNGHIAECIRRLKTNSVSVNTLHQQGIARLADGLAVDARCVDGVIEAVSVKEATTFAAAVQWHPEWFHVEDPLSGEIFRAFGEACHLDVKGKTLQP